Genomic window (Kribbella jejuensis):
TCGTCACTGACCACCCGGCCGCACCGGTCACCGCGGAGGTCGGTGACGCGCTGTCCAACACGATCGACGTCCTGGCGAAGAGCGGTGCGAAGATCGTTGAGAAGTGGCCGGACCGCGTCGACCCGAACGGACAGGCCGACGAATTCGGCCGCCAGGTCGAACTCTTCTTCGCCCTGCACGGCGGCGAACCCAGCTCGCTGACCGTCGACCAGCTCCTCACCACCGAACGCAACCGCCTGGCAGCCAGAGCCAAATGGCAGCAGTACTTCGAGAACGTCGACGTCTTCCTCTGCCCGACCAGCTTCACCGTCGCGTTCCCGCACGGCTCGACCACCATCGACGGCCGGCCGTACGAGGCGCAGGTGTTCTGGATCGCGCACGCGTCGCTCATCGGCCACCCCGCCCTCAGCATGCCGATCGGCCGGACGGCCGCCGGGCTCCCGACCGCCGCGCAAGTCATCGGCCCCTGGCACGAGGACGACACCGCCATCACCTTCGCCGAACTCCTCGGCCAACTGGTTGACTGACAGCCATGTTCGCGATCGGTGAGTTCGCCCGCCACGGCCGGGTGTCGATTCGGATGCTGCGGCACTACGATGCGATCGGCCTGCTGCGACCGGCGCACGTCGATCCCGCGACCGGGTACCGCAGCTACACCGCGGCCCAGCTCGCCGACCTGAACCGGATCGTCGCGCTGAAGGATCTCGGTTTCTCCCTCGATCAGGTCGCCACGATGATCGCCGGCGATCCGAGCCCGGCCGAACTCCGTACGATGCTCACCCTGCGGCGTGCGCAGCTCGAGACGGCCGTTGCCGAGAGCAACGCCCGGCTCGCGCAGGTCGAGGCCCGGCTGCGCGGCCTGGAGGCCGAGATCCCGGCCGCGGACATCATCGTCAAAGAATTGCCCGCCGTACGACTCGTCGGTCTGACCGCGACCGCCGCGAGCTTCACGCCCGACGACATCACGCCCGTCGTCCACCCGCTCTGCGCGGAACTCGGCCGACGTCTTCCGGACTCCGACGTACGACCCGCCGGCCGCCTCACCTGCCTGTACGAACAAGCCGACGAGATCGTCGTACGGGCGACCGTACCTGCTGCGGTCGATGCCGGAGGCAACCTCAACGGCCTCGAAGTCCTCGACCTGCCGGGGATCCGGGCGGCGACCCTGGTACATCGCGGCCCGATCGACCAGGTCCTGCCGTCCTGGCAGGCCCTTGCCCGCTGGCTCGAAGAGAACGACCGGAGCGCCGCCGAACCGGCCCGCGAGCTCTACCTCGACACCCCGGAGGATCCGGCCGGCTGGGTCACCGAACTACAGCAGCCGTTCCTCACCGCGTGAATCCAGCTCTCGGGCAAGAATCCTGGCCAGGTGCTCCGCTGCGCGTGGAGTGCCCTGGGAGATCTGGGTGCGACAGCTGAAGCCGTCGGCGAGCACGGTTGTTGTCGCCGGCAACGAGCGGACCGCGGGCAGCAGGGTACGTTCGCCGACCGCCTTCGAGATCTCGTAGTGGTCGCGTTCGAGGCCGAAGTTGCCGGCCAGGCCGCAACAGCCCGGCGCCGCGAGCTCGACGTCGATGCCGGCCGCCGCCATCACCTTTTGGTCCGCGTCGAAGCCGAGCACGGCGTGCTGATGACAGTGCGGTTGGACGAACGCCGCTCCCCCGATCCGCGGGGGTTGCCAGCCTGACTCGACAAGAACCTCCGAGAACGTCCGCGTGTTGGCCGCCAGCGATCCGGCCAGCGGATTGCCGGCGATCAGAGCAGGCCCGTCCTGGCGGAGAGCCGCCGTACAGCTGGGTTCGAGGCCGACGATCGGCGTGCCCGCGGCGAGCTCGGGAGCGAGCGTGGCGAGCGATCGGCTGAGGACCCGGCGGGCGGTCGTGAGCTGCCCGGTCGAGATCCAGGTCAGGCCGCAGCAGACCGGCTTGCCGGGCAGCACGACCTCGTGTCCTGCCGCCTCGAGGACGGCAACGGCATCCCGGCCGATCTCCGGCGCGAAGAAGTTGGTGAGCGTGTCCGGCCACAACACCACCCGCCGGCCACCGGCGCTCGGCGGCTTGCGGCTCGTGAACCAGTCCGTGAAGCTCTGCGCCGCGAAGGACGGGACGTCTCGTTCAGGGGCGATTCCACCGAGTCGCTTGGCGACCGGCAGCCCGGCCAACCGGTTGGCGACGGTCGGCGCCCGCGACGCGATCCGCGACCAGAGCGGCAGCCAGCCCATCGACCAGTGCGACATCGGACGCGCCCACGGACGGCCCGCGTAGTGGTGATGGGTGAACTCGGCCTTGTAGGTCGCCATGTCGACGTTGACCGGGCAGTCGGACAGACAGCCCTTGCAGGACAGGCAGAGGTCGAGGCCATCGCGTACCTCGGTCGATCGCCAGCCGTCGGTGATCAGGTCGCCCTGCAACATCTCCCAGAGCAGGTGCGCCCGCCCGCGGGTCGAATGCTTTTCCTCGCGCGTCACCTGGTAGCTCGGGCACATCACGCTGCCCGACGTCTGCCGGCACTTGCCGATCCCGACACAGCGTCGTTGCGCCTGCGCGAAGTCGTGCCCGTCGTCCGGGTACCCGAAGATCGTCGGCAACCGGCGATCCTTCGCCGGGCCGTCGTGCCGGATCGCCGCATCGAGCGGCGGCGGGTCGACGATCATCCCCGGGTTCATCACCGTGGCCGGATCCCAGATCCGCTTGAGCTCGGCGAACAGCGCCACCCCGTCGGCGCCGTACATCTTCGCGAGCAGCTCGCTGCGGGCCCGCCCGTCGCCGTGTTCGCCGGACACCGATCCACCGAGCCCCACGACCAGGTCCGCGGCCTGCTCGACGAACTCCCGGTACGTCGCGATTCCCCGCGAGCTCAGCAGATCGAAGTCGATCCGCAGGTGCATGCAGCCCTCGCCGAAGTGCCCGTACGAAGCACCCGACAAGCCGTGCCGCCCGAGCAGTTCGTCGAGCCCGCGCAGGTACGCACCCAGACGTTCCGGCGGTACGGCGGCGTCCTCCCAGCCGCCCCACGCTTCCGCCCCGTCCGCGCGGCGGGTCGCGAGTCCCGCGGCGTCGGTACGGCACCGCCACAAGACGGCCTGTGCCCTCGGATCGGTCACCAGTGCACCGGTCGCGCCGGAATCCTGCAACTCCTCGAGCATCGCACCCGCACGGGCAGCCGCGGTCGCGGGGTCGTCGCCGCCGATCTCGACGAGCAGCCAGGCCTTCCCGTCCGGGAGCCCGGCGTGGACCGCGGCGTCGCGGACCTCGGTCGGCAGCCGGTGGACGAGTTCGTCGTTGATCGATTCCATCGTCAGCGGCGCGTGCCGCAGTACGACCGGCACGCAGTCCGCCGAGCTGATCGAGTCGGCGAACCCGAGTACACAGAGAACCCTTGCCTTGGGCAACTCGACCAGCCGGACGGTCGCCCGGAGCGTGGCCGCCAGTCCGCCCTCGCTGCCGGACAGCAGGCCGGCCACGTTGTAGTCGCCGACCAGCCGGTGCAAGGCGTACCCGGAGATCTGCCGGCTGAACTGCCCGAACCGCCGGCGGATCAGCAGCTCGTGACGATCCGCGAACGACTGGAGCGCGCGGTGCAGTTCTCCCTCGGAGCCGGGTCGCGCCGCCGCGACCGCACGATCGGCGGAGGCGTCGACGGTCAGCAGAGTCCCGTTGGCCGCGATCAGGTCGAGGGATCGCAGATTGTCCGCCGTCGTACCCCAGGCGACCGAGTGCGCGCCGCAGGCGTTGTTCGCGATCATGCCGCCCAGCGTCGCCCGGCTCCCCGACGACGGGTCGGCCCCGAACGCGAGCCCGTACGGTTTCACCGCCGCCAGCAGGTCGGTCAGTACGACGCCCGGCTCGACCACCGCGGTACGCCCGACCGGGTCGATGTCGAGGATCCGGTTCACGTGCCGTGAGGCGTCGACGACCACGCCGCCGATCGCGTTGCCCGCCATCGACGTACCGCCACCGCGCAGCACTACGGGCGCCCCGGCCGCTGCGGTCAGGGCCACCGCCGCGGCCAGGTCGTCGGCATCGGCCGGTACGACGACCAGGTCGGGCACGGCGCGATAGTTCGAGCCGTCCGCGGCGTACAGCGCCCGGGTCCCGGGATCGTCCCTGACCGTGCCCCGGAGTTCGTGACGCAGCGTTTCGAGCAGCCGCTCTGGGGTTAGCATTGCCGACAATCTACCCAGCCGGTGCGGCTCGAGCCAGGAGGTCCGATGGTCACGGTGGGCCTGCTGTATCCCGGACACAGCGCCGAGGACGACTACCAGGCGCTCGCGGCGAGGCTGAACGGCGAGGTCAGGTTGCCGGTCGTGACCACCTCGGTGGGCGAGGACGCGCACCGGGTGGACGCGCTCCTCGACCTCGGCCGGGCCGAGCGGCTGGCCGAGGGCGCGGTGCAGCTCAAGCAGGAGCAGCCGGACTCGGTGATGTGGGCGTGCACGTCGGGCAGTTTCGTGTTCGGCCGGGAGGGTGCCAACATCCAGGCAGGCGGGCTCGCTCAGGCGGTCGGCGTACCGGCATCGTCCACGTCGATCGCGTTCGTGGACGCCTGCAAGTCGCTGGAGATCTACCAGGTCGCCGTCGCCGCGTCGTACCCGGAGGACATCACGCAGCACTTCGTCCGGTTCCTGGCCGCGGCCGGCATCGAGGTGGTGTCGACGGGCAGCAACGGGATCCTCACCGCGGCCGAGGTCGCCATGCTGACGGCCGACCAGGTGATCGACATGGTGAACGCCGCCGACCACCCGGATGCCGAGGCGGTGCTGGTGCCCGACACCGCGATGCATACGCTCGCGATCGTCGACGACCTGGAGCTCGCGACCGGCAAGACCGTGCTGACGGCCAACCAGGTGACGGTGTGGAAGGGCCTCGACCTCGTCGGGCCCGTCCCGTCGCTGCCAGATCTCGGGATGTTGTTCTAGGTCCGGTCGGCCAGCGCGGCCAGGCCCGCGGTGATGACCGTGATACCGAATTCGAAACGCTCGTCTCCGCTGGCCCCGGACGTCAACGGGCCGGCGAGAGCCACCACCAACGGGAACCGGTCGGCCGGCTGCTCGGCGAGGAACGTCCGCAGACCGTTCACGAACTCCTCGACGTCCTGAGGCGTCCAGTCCGACGCGCTCTGCACCGTCTCCTCGAAGGCCACGGCGGTGACGTAGAGCGGAATCAGGTCGACGGCCCACGCCGCCGCTTGGTCCGGAAGGTTGCCGGCCTTCAGCAAGGTCAGCATCCGCTCGGTGGTCTGCAGCGCCCGCTCCCCCAGCGGCACCGCGCCGATCGCGGCCCGTGCCACCCCTGGGTTGGCCCGCATCGCCCGGAGCATCTCGCGCATCAGCGCCTTGAGCTGCTCCTGCCAACGCGTCGGATCGACCGGCTCGTCGAACACCATCTGGGCGTTGGCCCGCTCGACCAGGAGCTGATCGAGCTCCCGCTTGTTCGCCACGTGGGCATAGAGCGAGGCCGGCCCGGTCTTGAGCTCCTGCGCGACCTTGCGCATCGAGACCCCGTCGTACCCCTCCTTGCGGAGCACCTCCATCGCCGCGTCGACGATCCGCTCCCGGGTGAGCGGTGCCTTGCGCTCGCGGACGGGCTTGGCGGGAGAGATCGGCTGCCACGGGGATTGACTCATGCGACCACTGTAGCGAACACCGTACTTGACACGAACACTGTTCGTAGATAGAACAGTGTTCGTCAACGAACACCGTTCGAAAACTACAAAGGGGGCACTTATGAGCACCACACTCGAAACAGACACCACGACCACGCCACGCGGTACGCCGTACCGCTGGCGCTGGCTCGTGCTTGCGACCATCCTGATCGCCGAGATCATGGACCTGGTCGACTCGACGATCGTCAACATCGCGGCACCGTCGATCCGGGCCGAGCTCGGCGGCTCGGAGTCGGCGATGCAGTGGATGCTGGCCGGTTACACGCTGGCGTTCGCGATCGGCCTGATCACCTTCGGCCGGCTCGGCGACCTGGTCGGCCGCCGGCGGCTGTTCGTGATCGGCGCCCTCGGCTTCACGGTCGCGTCCGCGGTCTGCGGGCTGGCCACCAGCCCGGAACTGCTGATCGGCAGCCGGGTCGCGCAGGGCCTGCTCGGCGCGGTGATGATTCCGCAAGGCTTCGCGATCGCGAAGTCGATCTTCCCGCCGGACGAGCTCGGCAAGGCGTTCGGCATGTTCGGCCCGGTGATGGGACTGTCCGCGGTCGCGGGCCCGATCCTGGCCGGCGTACTGATCGACGCCAACTGGTTCGACGCCGGCTGGCGGACGATCTTCTTCATCAACGTGCCGATCGGCGCCGCCGCGTTGGTCGGTGCACTGCGCTTCATGCCCGAGGTCAAGACACCCGGCGCGACCCGGCTCGACACGATCGGCGTACTACTGGTCAGCGCAGCGTCAGGCCTGCTGATCTACCCACTCGTCCAGGGCCGCGAGCTCGGCTGGCCGCTGTGGACGATCCTCATGCTGGCAAGCTCGCTCCTCGTCTTCGCCCTGTTCGGCTGGCGGGAGCGCCGGTCCGGCAACCCGGTCATCGACCCGTCACTGTTCCGCAGCCGTGGGTACGTCCCCGGCCTCGGCGTGATCACCACGTTCTTCCTCGCGATGAACGGCTTCATGCTGGTCTTCAACCTGTTCACCCAGCTCGGTCTGCACTACAGCCCGCTCAAGGCAGGCCTCGCGATGGTGCCGTTCTCACTCGGGATCGCGATCGGCGCACCGGTGTCCGCCGCGCTGCTCGCCCCGAAGCTCGGCCGCAAGGCGCTGCAGCTCGGCGTCGCGGTGATGACACTGGCGATGGCCGGCGTCTGGTTCACCCTGCACACGTACGGCGACGCGACCACGATCTGGAACCTGGTCCCCGCGACCCTCGCCACCGGCATCGGCGCCGGCCTGGTGTTCGCGCCACTCTTCGACATCATCCTGGCGTCCGTCGACGACCAGGCCGCGGGATCGGCGTCCGGCGTACTCACCGCCATGCAGCAGTACGGCGGAGCGATCGGCATCGCCGTGATCGGCACGATCTTCTTCCAGCTGCTGCCGGCGCACGCGTTCCTGGGCGCCACCAAGACCTCGGTCCTGGTCGCGATCGGCTTGTTCATCGTCAGCCTGGCGGTGACGTTCCTGCTCCCGAAGCGCGCTCGCGAGGAGAGCGTCAGCCATGCCTGACATGCCGAAGCCCCTGGTCACCGTGCCGGCGGCCAGGGGCTCCGGAGTAACTCAGTTGAACGAGTCGCCGCAGGCGCAGGAGCCGGTGGCGTTCGGGTTGTCGATCGTGAAGCCCTGCTTCTCGATCGTGTCGACGAAGTCGATCGTCGCACCCTTCAGGTACGGCGCGCTCATCCGGTCGGTGACGACGCTCACACCGCCGAAGTCGGCCACCACGTCGCCGTCGAGCTGACGCTCGTCGAAGAACAGCTGGTACCGCAGCCCGGAGCACCCACCCGGCTGAACGGCGACCCGCAGCGCGAGGTCGTCGCGGCCTTCCTGGTCGAGCAGCGCCTTCACCTTCGAGGCGGCTCCGTCGGTGAGGAGAACACCCGTCGCCGTAGCCTGCTCGGTCTGCGCTTCAGTCATTCCTGACTCCAGTCATCTACTCAAGTGCCTACGCTCGAACTCCGTCGGCACGGAAGTCTCTTGTCAGCACAGGACAACAGCTGCCGTCCCGCGCTCATTCCCATGGTCGCACACCAATTTCACAGATCAACCATCCCGCCCGCTGCGCGGTCAGCGGGCCCAGGTCCGGGCGACGCGCTCGGCGACCGTGGCGAGGGAGCCGTGCGCGTCGGCGAACGCCTGTTCCTCACCGACCGCGTCGACCAGCGCGTACGCGGACTCGACGCCCATCGAACGCATCTCCCGGGAGCCGATCAGCACCTTACCGGCGAGTACGACACACGGCCGCATCGCGTCGTTCGCCACCTTCGCTACGCCGGCGATCACCTTGCCGTCGCGCGACTGGAAGTCGAACGCACCCTCGCCGCTGATCACCAGATCCACCTGCGACGCCTTCTGCTTCAGCCCGGTCAGCTCGGCCACCAGGTCGATCCCGGAGACCCGCTCGGCACCGAGCAGCAGCAGCGCGTACCCGAGCCCGCCCGCGGCACCCGCACCCTTCTGGTCGGCGGTCTTCCGGTCGGCCAGCTCCGCGAAATGCGTCAGCCACCCGTCCACCACGGGCTTCCGTTCGTCCGGGATCCCCTTCTGCGCCCCGAACACGCTGGTCGCGCCCCGCAGCCCGAGCATCGGATTCTCGACATCACTCGCCGCCACGAACTCGATACCCCTAACCCGCTCACGAGCTGGGGCCAGGTCGACGGAGGTCAGCGTGGCGAGCCCGGCCGCGCCGGCATCCAGCCCACCCGACTCGGCTGTCGCGCCGAGGGCAGCGAGGAGGCCGGCGCCCGCGTCGTTCGTGCCCGAGCCGCCGAGGCCGAGGATGATCCGCTTCGCGCCGGCGTCCACGGCCGCGGTGATCAGCTGGCCGACGCCGTACGTCGACGCATCCTCCGGGCGCCGGTTCTTCGGCTCCACCAGATGCAGCCCGCAGGCTTGAGCGGTCTCGACGTACGCCGTCTCTCCCGCCAGCAGCACCGTCGCCGGGGTCTCGTCGCCGAGCGGCCCGCGGACCGTGACGGACAGCAACTTCCCGTCCACGACCGCCGACAGTACGTCGATGAATCCGGGCCCGCCGTCGGCCATCGGCGCCACCAGCACCTCGGCCTCGGGGTCGCGCCGCCGCCAGCCTTCCTCGATCGCCGCCGCCGCCTCCACAGCCGTCAACGTCCCCGCGAACTTGTCCGGCGCAATCAGAATCCGCATACGCACATCCTCCCCCACACCGCGCTACCCACCCGACCCCTGTCCACCGGCACCGTGTCCTGCGGGAAGGCGGTCTGGCGTGTCGACGTCTG
Coding sequences:
- a CDS encoding MerR family transcriptional regulator; protein product: MFAIGEFARHGRVSIRMLRHYDAIGLLRPAHVDPATGYRSYTAAQLADLNRIVALKDLGFSLDQVATMIAGDPSPAELRTMLTLRRAQLETAVAESNARLAQVEARLRGLEAEIPAADIIVKELPAVRLVGLTATAASFTPDDITPVVHPLCAELGRRLPDSDVRPAGRLTCLYEQADEIVVRATVPAAVDAGGNLNGLEVLDLPGIRAATLVHRGPIDQVLPSWQALARWLEENDRSAAEPARELYLDTPEDPAGWVTELQQPFLTA
- a CDS encoding FAD-binding and (Fe-S)-binding domain-containing protein, with protein sequence MLTPERLLETLRHELRGTVRDDPGTRALYAADGSNYRAVPDLVVVPADADDLAAAVALTAAAGAPVVLRGGGTSMAGNAIGGVVVDASRHVNRILDIDPVGRTAVVEPGVVLTDLLAAVKPYGLAFGADPSSGSRATLGGMIANNACGAHSVAWGTTADNLRSLDLIAANGTLLTVDASADRAVAAARPGSEGELHRALQSFADRHELLIRRRFGQFSRQISGYALHRLVGDYNVAGLLSGSEGGLAATLRATVRLVELPKARVLCVLGFADSISSADCVPVVLRHAPLTMESINDELVHRLPTEVRDAAVHAGLPDGKAWLLVEIGGDDPATAAARAGAMLEELQDSGATGALVTDPRAQAVLWRCRTDAAGLATRRADGAEAWGGWEDAAVPPERLGAYLRGLDELLGRHGLSGASYGHFGEGCMHLRIDFDLLSSRGIATYREFVEQAADLVVGLGGSVSGEHGDGRARSELLAKMYGADGVALFAELKRIWDPATVMNPGMIVDPPPLDAAIRHDGPAKDRRLPTIFGYPDDGHDFAQAQRRCVGIGKCRQTSGSVMCPSYQVTREEKHSTRGRAHLLWEMLQGDLITDGWRSTEVRDGLDLCLSCKGCLSDCPVNVDMATYKAEFTHHHYAGRPWARPMSHWSMGWLPLWSRIASRAPTVANRLAGLPVAKRLGGIAPERDVPSFAAQSFTDWFTSRKPPSAGGRRVVLWPDTLTNFFAPEIGRDAVAVLEAAGHEVVLPGKPVCCGLTWISTGQLTTARRVLSRSLATLAPELAAGTPIVGLEPSCTAALRQDGPALIAGNPLAGSLAANTRTFSEVLVESGWQPPRIGGAAFVQPHCHQHAVLGFDADQKVMAAAGIDVELAAPGCCGLAGNFGLERDHYEISKAVGERTLLPAVRSLPATTTVLADGFSCRTQISQGTPRAAEHLARILARELDSRGEERLL
- a CDS encoding maleate cis-trans isomerase translates to MVTVGLLYPGHSAEDDYQALAARLNGEVRLPVVTTSVGEDAHRVDALLDLGRAERLAEGAVQLKQEQPDSVMWACTSGSFVFGREGANIQAGGLAQAVGVPASSTSIAFVDACKSLEIYQVAVAASYPEDITQHFVRFLAAAGIEVVSTGSNGILTAAEVAMLTADQVIDMVNAADHPDAEAVLVPDTAMHTLAIVDDLELATGKTVLTANQVTVWKGLDLVGPVPSLPDLGMLF
- a CDS encoding TetR/AcrR family transcriptional regulator, whose amino-acid sequence is MSQSPWQPISPAKPVRERKAPLTRERIVDAAMEVLRKEGYDGVSMRKVAQELKTGPASLYAHVANKRELDQLLVERANAQMVFDEPVDPTRWQEQLKALMREMLRAMRANPGVARAAIGAVPLGERALQTTERMLTLLKAGNLPDQAAAWAVDLIPLYVTAVAFEETVQSASDWTPQDVEEFVNGLRTFLAEQPADRFPLVVALAGPLTSGASGDERFEFGITVITAGLAALADRT
- a CDS encoding DHA2 family efflux MFS transporter permease subunit: MSTTLETDTTTTPRGTPYRWRWLVLATILIAEIMDLVDSTIVNIAAPSIRAELGGSESAMQWMLAGYTLAFAIGLITFGRLGDLVGRRRLFVIGALGFTVASAVCGLATSPELLIGSRVAQGLLGAVMIPQGFAIAKSIFPPDELGKAFGMFGPVMGLSAVAGPILAGVLIDANWFDAGWRTIFFINVPIGAAALVGALRFMPEVKTPGATRLDTIGVLLVSAASGLLIYPLVQGRELGWPLWTILMLASSLLVFALFGWRERRSGNPVIDPSLFRSRGYVPGLGVITTFFLAMNGFMLVFNLFTQLGLHYSPLKAGLAMVPFSLGIAIGAPVSAALLAPKLGRKALQLGVAVMTLAMAGVWFTLHTYGDATTIWNLVPATLATGIGAGLVFAPLFDIILASVDDQAAGSASGVLTAMQQYGGAIGIAVIGTIFFQLLPAHAFLGATKTSVLVAIGLFIVSLAVTFLLPKRAREESVSHA
- a CDS encoding HesB/IscA family protein translates to MTEAQTEQATATGVLLTDGAASKVKALLDQEGRDDLALRVAVQPGGCSGLRYQLFFDERQLDGDVVADFGGVSVVTDRMSAPYLKGATIDFVDTIEKQGFTIDNPNATGSCACGDSFN
- a CDS encoding glycerate kinase; the encoded protein is MRILIAPDKFAGTLTAVEAAAAIEEGWRRRDPEAEVLVAPMADGGPGFIDVLSAVVDGKLLSVTVRGPLGDETPATVLLAGETAYVETAQACGLHLVEPKNRRPEDASTYGVGQLITAAVDAGAKRIILGLGGSGTNDAGAGLLAALGATAESGGLDAGAAGLATLTSVDLAPARERVRGIEFVAASDVENPMLGLRGATSVFGAQKGIPDERKPVVDGWLTHFAELADRKTADQKGAGAAGGLGYALLLLGAERVSGIDLVAELTGLKQKASQVDLVISGEGAFDFQSRDGKVIAGVAKVANDAMRPCVVLAGKVLIGSREMRSMGVESAYALVDAVGEEQAFADAHGSLATVAERVARTWAR